Genomic window (Deltaproteobacteria bacterium):
ACAAGGCCGTCGTCACCTCCCTTCGTGAAATAGCCGCCGGTGCGGTGCTGGCCGCCATAGAGGGCGAGGAGACCGAGTCCCGGCCTTTGCCGCCCGAAGAAGCGGCCGAGACGAGCGGCGGCAGCGAAACCCCTTCCTGAGGCAGGCAAAGAAAAACAGGTTGGTCCGGGCGGGCGCGGCAGGGGCGTCGGGATTGCGGCGGGGGTGTTCTGCCGCTGGGATGCGGCAAGTTTCCGAAGGTTAGCGAGGCGATTGTTTTTTCTTTGCTTAGGAAGCTCTGATTTATTGCACTGAGGGAACCTTTTTGTAAAGGGTCATAGACCCACGGGTCACAGACCCCCGGTTCCCTCAGACTCCCTCCAAAAACTTTTAATGCGACCTGGTTTCCCCCTGTTTTGCCTGGCAAAACAGGGGGAAACCAGGTCGTATTGAAAGTCTTTGAAGGGGGTCTGGGGGAAACTTTCTACAGAAAGTTTCCCCCAGGGTCATTAATCAGAGTTTCCCTTACTTTCTTTTTTCAAAGCGGATCCGTCGCTGCGCAGGGTTATGTCGCCGCGCTCGGCGGTGATCAGCACGCGGGCCCCGGCCCTGCGCAGCCTCTCCACCACCTCTTTCGACGGATAGCCGCGCCTGTTGCCGCTGTCTATGGAAATGACGGCGTAGCGGGGTGAGACGGCCTT
Coding sequences:
- a CDS encoding DNA-directed RNA polymerase subunit omega → MARVTIEDCLDKVPSRFALVHMAAHRARQLLKGARPFVDSDNKAVVTSLREIAAGAVLAAIEGEETESRPLPPEEAAETSGGSETPS